Proteins from a single region of Candidatus Equadaptatus faecalis:
- a CDS encoding 1-deoxy-D-xylulose-5-phosphate reductoisomerase, with the protein MTERSEIQNIAVIGATGSVGSSVLGVCSRFPERFRVAALAANSNEKKLKELGRSFSSKILCLSNPEAPFSDNDFTCLSGVEGLSEIACSPEIDQVVFASSGTAAIPALQCALKTGKKVSLANKESIVVAGPWVMPLVQYKNQLRPVDSEHSAVWQCMEGAPSEEVDKLWLTASGGPFRSFTAEQMEKVTPSDALKHPTWNMGAKITIDSATLMNKGIECIEAAQLFGMAQEKVGALVHPGSYVHGLVRFIDGTTKMLLSKADMRLPSASAIAWPDRLPLAERGIEALEPAGLDLRFDEIDGNRFPCFPLALEAGKKGGAYPALLVGADETAVSAFLDGKISFTGIACVVEDVLSNWSGSAPASLEDAVALVGEGRRLAAESCLRRSE; encoded by the coding sequence ATGACAGAACGCAGCGAAATACAAAACATAGCGGTTATAGGCGCAACGGGAAGCGTAGGCAGTTCCGTGCTTGGCGTCTGCTCGCGTTTTCCTGAGCGTTTCAGGGTGGCTGCCCTTGCCGCAAATTCAAACGAAAAGAAACTGAAAGAGCTCGGACGTTCTTTTTCTTCAAAAATCCTCTGCCTCAGCAATCCTGAAGCGCCGTTTTCAGATAATGATTTCACCTGCCTTTCAGGAGTTGAGGGGTTGTCTGAAATCGCCTGTTCTCCGGAGATTGACCAGGTCGTATTCGCGTCTTCAGGAACGGCGGCGATCCCTGCTTTGCAGTGCGCTCTTAAAACGGGCAAAAAAGTTTCTCTCGCAAATAAGGAAAGTATTGTGGTGGCAGGTCCGTGGGTTATGCCGCTCGTTCAGTATAAAAACCAGCTGCGTCCCGTTGACAGCGAACACAGCGCCGTATGGCAGTGTATGGAGGGTGCACCTTCGGAAGAGGTTGACAAGCTCTGGCTTACCGCTTCAGGAGGCCCGTTCAGAAGCTTTACGGCTGAACAGATGGAAAAGGTAACTCCTTCCGACGCGCTGAAACACCCTACGTGGAATATGGGCGCAAAGATAACGATAGACAGCGCAACCCTTATGAACAAAGGTATTGAGTGCATTGAAGCGGCGCAGCTTTTCGGCATGGCACAGGAAAAGGTCGGCGCTCTCGTGCACCCCGGTTCGTACGTGCACGGGCTTGTCCGCTTTATTGACGGAACGACAAAAATGCTGCTTTCAAAAGCCGACATGAGACTGCCGTCCGCCTCAGCAATCGCGTGGCCTGACAGGCTTCCGCTTGCGGAGCGCGGAATTGAAGCACTTGAGCCTGCAGGGCTTGACCTCCGTTTTGACGAAATAGACGGAAATCGTTTCCCGTGTTTTCCGCTTGCGCTTGAAGCAGGGAAAAAAGGCGGCGCGTATCCCGCGCTGCTTGTCGGTGCCGACGAAACGGCGGTCTCCGCGTTTCTTGACGGGAAAATATCCTTTACCGGCATTGCCTGCGTTGTTGAGGACG